A window of the Syntrophothermus lipocalidus DSM 12680 genome harbors these coding sequences:
- a CDS encoding sensor domain-containing diguanylate cyclase/phosphohydrolase gives MKTIPIPGVGKEGYPQGLRDCGEDNTLDSKLEFLQRLVDSLPDATLAVAADGKVLVWNRAMEDMTGVKAEEVLGRGDYVYAVPFFGERRPILVDIALGKGNSWTESYEKLTRKGHIVVGEGFAPHAREGKGLYFWTLAAPIYGDDGRVLGAVQCIRDIGERKLMEEELKRLSTRDALTGLYNRNFFEEQLLCLERGRFYPVSLIICDLDGLKLVNDAWGHDRGDELLRRAASVIKGCVRASDIVARVGGDEFAVILPGADKKTAEKVMRRIKMAVDTDNTKHSDFPLSISVGSATAEDGSRPLRQLYKEADDAMYLNKLANGRDLRAATISALKTALAGKDFHNMERMKELACSLGNAVGLCQEEMDSLRLLVEMHDVGKLGVPDDVLCKPGPLTEEEMKVVQRHPETGYRIALSSGELARIAPYILQHHERWDGTGYPQRLAGEDIHLLSRILSIVDAYDAMTCQRPYRPALTHQEALNNLKQGAGTQFDPRLVSIFLTLVPEGED, from the coding sequence GTGAAGACAATACCCATCCCTGGCGTTGGTAAGGAAGGCTATCCGCAGGGGTTGAGGGACTGTGGTGAAGACAATACCCTGGACAGTAAACTGGAGTTTCTCCAAAGGTTGGTCGATTCTCTGCCTGACGCGACCCTGGCCGTGGCTGCCGATGGTAAAGTACTGGTATGGAACAGGGCAATGGAAGACATGACTGGAGTTAAGGCCGAAGAGGTTTTAGGTCGAGGTGACTATGTTTACGCGGTTCCTTTTTTTGGTGAGAGGAGGCCGATACTTGTAGATATTGCCTTAGGCAAAGGTAACAGCTGGACGGAAAGTTACGAAAAACTCACCCGAAAAGGACACATTGTAGTCGGGGAAGGTTTTGCCCCGCATGCACGTGAGGGCAAAGGGCTGTATTTTTGGACCCTGGCTGCCCCTATTTATGGCGATGATGGGCGCGTATTGGGGGCTGTTCAGTGCATTCGGGATATCGGCGAGCGCAAGCTTATGGAAGAGGAACTGAAACGCTTGAGCACGCGCGATGCTTTGACAGGCCTTTATAATCGAAACTTTTTTGAAGAGCAGTTGTTGTGTTTGGAGAGGGGTCGCTTTTATCCGGTAAGTCTCATTATCTGCGACTTAGATGGGCTCAAGCTGGTTAACGATGCATGGGGGCACGACCGGGGAGACGAGCTGCTCCGACGGGCCGCCTCTGTGATTAAGGGCTGTGTTCGCGCTTCGGATATAGTAGCCAGGGTGGGAGGCGACGAGTTTGCCGTTATTCTGCCGGGAGCGGACAAGAAAACGGCAGAGAAGGTCATGAGACGGATCAAGATGGCCGTAGATACAGATAATACCAAGCATTCCGATTTTCCTCTGAGTATTTCTGTAGGATCGGCAACAGCGGAAGACGGTTCCCGTCCCCTACGTCAGTTGTATAAGGAAGCAGACGACGCCATGTATCTCAACAAACTTGCAAACGGCAGAGACCTGCGGGCTGCGACCATTAGCGCTCTGAAAACTGCCTTGGCCGGAAAGGATTTTCATAATATGGAGCGCATGAAGGAACTGGCTTGCAGCCTGGGGAATGCCGTCGGGCTTTGCCAGGAAGAGATGGACAGCCTTCGGCTTTTGGTTGAGATGCACGACGTTGGGAAACTGGGCGTTCCCGATGACGTTTTATGTAAGCCAGGGCCTTTGACTGAGGAGGAGATGAAGGTGGTTCAGCGTCATCCCGAGACCGGATACCGCATAGCACTCTCCTCCGGGGAATTGGCCCGCATAGCGCCTTACATTCTCCAACACCACGAACGTTGGGATGGAACAGGGTATCCGCAGCGGTTAGCTGGGGAGGACATACACCTATTGAGCCGTATACTCTCCATAGTAGATGCGTACGACGCTATGACGTGTCAGCGGCCATATCGTCCAGCACTTACCCATCAAGAGGCCTTGAATAATCTAAAACAGGGCGCCGGAACCCAGTTCGACCCACGCTTGGTAAGTATCTTTCTCACACTCGTTCCGGAAGGGGAGGATTAA
- the carB gene encoding carbamoyl-phosphate synthase large subunit: MPKRTDINKVLIIGSGPIVIGQACEFDYSGTQACKALKKLGYEIVLVNSNPATIMTDPGIADTTYIEPLTVKSLAAIIAKERPDAVLPNLGGQSGLNLVSELHKQGVLDKYGVKVIGVQVDAIEKGEDRTVFKETMERLGIEMPRSQAAYSVEEAEEIAKELGYPVVIRPAYTLGGTGGGLVYNLEELRTVVSRGLAASLVGQVLVEESVLGWEELELEVVRDAKNQKITVCFIENVDAMGVHTGDSFCVAPMLTISPELQERLQEYAYRVVEAIGVIGGTNIQFAHDPKTGRVVIIEINPRTSRSSALASKATGFPIAFVSCLLAAGLTLDEIPYWRDGTLEKYTPSGDYVVVKFARWAFEKFPGAIDKLGTQMKAVGEVMSIGKTYKEALQKAIRSLEINRYGLGFAKDFHERPLEDLLAMLAEPTSERQFIMYEALRKGADIEELYRLTHIKPWFIQQMKELVELEEEILKYEGSHLPDELFIKAKRDGFSDKYLAMLLGVGETEIRERRLALGLSQSWEAIPVSGVENAAYYFSTYNAPDSTTTSSRPKVMILGGGPNRIGQGIEFDYCCVHSVFALKELGYETVMVNCNPETVSTDYDTSDKLYFEPVTVEDVLSIYEKEKPIGIIVQFGGQTPLNIAQELAAAGVRILGTTPDTIDLAEDRDRFRRMMESLGIPMPEAGMAANLEEALEVAARIGYPLMVRPSYVLGGRGMEIVYDEEMLRQYVTAAVGVTPERPILIDKFLSNAVEAEADAIANGKDAFVPAVMEHIELAGIHSGDSACVIPPVTIPERHLATIEDYTKKIARELGVVGLMNIQYAIAEDKVYVLEANPRASRTVPLVSKVCNIPMAKIATEIMMTHAAGKEFPIESLKRNRLNHFGVKEAVFPFNMFPEVDPILGPEMRSTGEVLGLADSFELAYFKAQEATLSPLPTEGTVFISVNDRDKPAALEVAREFVKLGFRIRATAGTYKYLQEHGVPCEYIKKLAEGRPNVLDVITNKEIQLVINTPATKRSKQDDSYIRKAAIKNKVTYITTMAAALAGSKGIAAYRESLVSPKPPKSLQEYHKFE, from the coding sequence GTGCCCAAGAGGACAGACATCAACAAGGTACTGATTATCGGGTCAGGCCCGATAGTAATCGGACAGGCCTGCGAGTTCGATTACTCAGGAACCCAGGCCTGCAAGGCGCTTAAGAAGCTGGGGTACGAGATAGTTTTGGTCAACTCTAACCCCGCGACTATAATGACCGATCCCGGCATAGCAGACACAACCTACATCGAGCCCCTCACCGTAAAATCCCTCGCTGCCATCATAGCCAAGGAGAGGCCGGATGCCGTGCTTCCCAACCTCGGGGGTCAGTCGGGGTTGAACCTGGTATCCGAACTTCACAAGCAAGGTGTTCTGGACAAATACGGGGTTAAGGTTATCGGGGTTCAGGTGGATGCTATAGAAAAAGGCGAGGACCGTACTGTTTTTAAAGAAACCATGGAACGTTTGGGCATAGAGATGCCGCGCAGCCAGGCAGCTTACAGCGTAGAAGAAGCAGAAGAAATCGCCAAAGAACTGGGCTATCCGGTGGTGATACGCCCGGCTTATACTCTGGGAGGAACCGGCGGCGGCCTGGTATACAACTTAGAGGAATTGCGGACCGTCGTAAGCCGGGGGCTTGCCGCAAGCTTAGTGGGACAGGTCCTGGTAGAAGAATCCGTGTTGGGTTGGGAAGAACTGGAGCTAGAGGTTGTAAGGGATGCGAAGAACCAAAAGATAACCGTCTGTTTCATTGAGAATGTGGATGCGATGGGGGTGCACACCGGGGATTCGTTCTGTGTGGCCCCCATGCTTACGATAAGCCCGGAACTGCAGGAACGTTTGCAGGAATATGCATACCGGGTAGTAGAGGCCATCGGGGTCATAGGAGGAACCAACATCCAGTTCGCCCACGACCCGAAGACCGGGCGGGTGGTTATCATCGAGATCAACCCCCGCACCTCCCGTTCCTCGGCACTGGCTTCGAAGGCCACTGGTTTTCCTATCGCTTTCGTATCCTGCCTGCTGGCGGCAGGGCTGACTCTCGATGAAATTCCCTATTGGAGAGATGGAACGCTTGAGAAGTACACCCCTTCGGGCGACTATGTGGTAGTCAAGTTCGCCCGCTGGGCTTTCGAGAAGTTCCCCGGGGCGATAGATAAACTCGGAACCCAGATGAAAGCCGTGGGCGAGGTCATGAGCATAGGCAAGACCTACAAGGAAGCCCTCCAAAAAGCGATTCGTTCGCTCGAGATTAACCGCTACGGCCTCGGGTTTGCGAAGGATTTCCACGAGAGGCCGCTGGAAGATTTGCTGGCGATGCTGGCGGAACCGACGAGCGAGCGCCAGTTCATAATGTACGAAGCCCTGCGCAAAGGCGCTGACATTGAAGAGCTGTACCGCCTTACCCATATTAAGCCGTGGTTCATACAACAGATGAAAGAACTGGTAGAGCTAGAAGAGGAGATTCTGAAATACGAGGGGAGTCACCTGCCGGACGAGCTCTTCATAAAGGCCAAGAGAGACGGGTTTTCCGATAAGTACCTGGCCATGTTGCTCGGAGTCGGTGAGACTGAGATCCGAGAGCGCCGACTAGCATTGGGGCTGTCGCAGTCCTGGGAGGCTATACCGGTGAGCGGGGTTGAAAATGCAGCTTACTACTTTTCGACTTACAACGCGCCGGACAGCACTACTACCAGTAGCCGGCCCAAGGTCATGATCCTGGGCGGTGGTCCTAACCGCATCGGTCAAGGAATAGAGTTCGACTACTGCTGCGTGCACTCGGTCTTCGCTCTGAAGGAGCTGGGCTACGAGACGGTGATGGTGAACTGTAACCCCGAAACGGTTTCCACCGACTATGACACCTCCGACAAGCTGTATTTCGAACCGGTGACTGTGGAGGATGTCCTGAGTATTTACGAAAAAGAAAAACCCATCGGCATAATTGTGCAGTTCGGAGGGCAGACACCTCTGAACATAGCTCAGGAGCTGGCTGCAGCGGGGGTTAGGATTTTAGGAACCACTCCCGACACTATAGACCTGGCAGAGGACCGTGATCGTTTCCGCCGGATGATGGAAAGCTTAGGCATACCGATGCCGGAAGCGGGGATGGCGGCCAACCTGGAAGAGGCTTTAGAAGTAGCCGCCCGCATAGGTTATCCTTTAATGGTTCGGCCTTCCTACGTTCTGGGCGGCAGGGGTATGGAGATCGTATATGATGAAGAGATGCTGCGCCAGTACGTGACGGCCGCAGTGGGTGTGACCCCGGAAAGACCGATTTTGATCGATAAGTTTTTGAGCAATGCGGTTGAAGCCGAGGCCGACGCCATTGCCAATGGGAAAGACGCCTTTGTGCCGGCAGTTATGGAGCACATCGAACTGGCCGGTATTCATTCCGGGGATTCGGCGTGCGTCATCCCGCCGGTCACTATCCCGGAACGGCACCTCGCTACCATCGAGGATTACACGAAAAAGATTGCCCGCGAGCTAGGCGTCGTCGGTCTTATGAACATCCAGTATGCCATAGCCGAGGACAAGGTGTACGTGCTTGAAGCCAACCCGAGGGCTTCCCGCACCGTGCCTTTAGTTTCAAAGGTGTGCAACATACCCATGGCCAAGATTGCTACCGAGATCATGATGACCCATGCGGCCGGCAAAGAGTTCCCCATCGAAAGTCTGAAACGCAACCGGTTGAACCATTTCGGGGTCAAGGAAGCGGTTTTTCCCTTCAACATGTTCCCCGAAGTGGACCCAATACTTGGTCCGGAGATGCGGTCTACCGGGGAAGTGCTGGGGCTGGCTGATTCTTTCGAGCTCGCCTACTTTAAAGCCCAAGAAGCGACACTTTCCCCGCTGCCTACCGAAGGAACCGTGTTTATCAGCGTCAATGACCGAGACAAACCAGCAGCTCTGGAAGTCGCGAGGGAATTCGTCAAGCTGGGCTTCAGGATCAGGGCTACTGCCGGTACTTACAAGTACCTGCAGGAGCACGGGGTACCGTGCGAGTATATCAAGAAACTGGCTGAAGGCAGGCCGAATGTTCTCGATGTCATAACCAACAAAGAAATTCAGCTGGTGATCAACACCCCGGCTACCAAGCGGAGCAAACAGGATGACTCTTACATCCGCAAGGCGGCCATCAAGAACAAGGTCACGTATATCACGACTATGGCGGCGGCTCTGGCCGGCTCGAAGGGCATTGCTGCTTACAGAGAGAGCCTGGTGTCGCCGAAACCGCCTAAATCACTGCAAGAATACCACAAGTTCGAGTGA